One Oscillospiraceae bacterium genomic region harbors:
- a CDS encoding Lrp/AsnC family transcriptional regulator, whose protein sequence is MDRIDRKILDILQKDARAPLKEIADRVFLSSPAVSARMARLESSGAIMSYQAQVAAPMLGYMVKAFINLDMDPQRKPEFYPYIESCPHVVECNCVTGDYSMLIEVLFATTQELDQFINHLQQFGRTRTQIVFSTPVEHRGVPVSVEEDAADPQK, encoded by the coding sequence ATGGACCGTATCGATCGAAAAATCTTGGACATCCTGCAAAAGGACGCCCGCGCACCGCTGAAAGAAATTGCTGACCGTGTATTTTTATCCAGCCCTGCGGTGTCGGCCCGCATGGCCCGGCTGGAAAGCTCCGGCGCGATCATGAGCTATCAGGCCCAGGTGGCCGCGCCGATGCTGGGGTACATGGTCAAGGCGTTCATCAACCTGGACATGGACCCCCAGCGCAAGCCGGAATTTTACCCCTACATTGAAAGCTGCCCCCATGTGGTGGAGTGCAACTGCGTGACCGGCGATTACAGCATGCTGATCGAGGTGCTGTTTGCCACCACGCAGGAGCTGGACCAGTTCATCAACCATTTGCAGCAGTTTGGCCGCACCCGCACGCAAATCGTGTTCTCCACACCCGTGGAGCACCGCGGCGTGCCCGTCAGTGTGGAGGAAGATGCCGCCGATCCTCAGAAATAA
- a CDS encoding type II toxin-antitoxin system PemK/MazF family toxin, translated as MEVHRGEVFYADLSPVVGSEQGGIRPVLIIQNEIGNRHSPTVIAAAITSRQDKNRLPTHISVRADRCGLAKDSIILTEQIRTLDKRRLRERAGRIPEDDMRRVDEALGVSMGLESQSTHQDGGYF; from the coding sequence ATGGAAGTGCACAGAGGCGAGGTTTTTTACGCCGACCTAAGCCCCGTCGTGGGCAGCGAGCAGGGCGGGATACGGCCGGTACTTATCATCCAGAATGAGATCGGCAACCGGCACAGCCCCACGGTGATCGCGGCGGCCATCACCAGCCGGCAGGATAAAAACCGCCTGCCTACGCATATCAGCGTGCGGGCCGACCGCTGCGGCCTGGCCAAGGACAGCATTATTTTGACCGAGCAGATCCGTACCCTGGATAAGCGCCGCCTGCGGGAGCGTGCGGGCCGCATCCCCGAGGATGACATGCGCCGCGTGGATGAAGCCCTGGGCGTATCCATGGGGCTGGAAAGCCAGAGCACCCACCAGGACGGCGGTTATTTCTGA
- a CDS encoding acyltransferase, which translates to MPTKAPRASNLELLRILCMLLIIGDHLTGQGGIADYSTLPSSFVFCLIGCGSRIACTVFVLVGSWFMCEQPFKTRRPLSLWLSLWLYTVPVTLLCRLAGLDVSLGALRWAAFPAGTRQLWFISDYLVLLLCVPLLNRLLHGLPRRAHKGVLLVLAVPLVVYPTVFGQDGILGDTAWMFLYDYLLAAYLRRWPDNRLSRLLNRPAAALVLGLGLPLANTAIRAVLEYRGATDSKAFQYIAYYRTALGALPGLLAALALFHFFKNLDLGSNRFINGLAGTTLGVYILHQVPVLRDFLWNGIFRAQAHHGSAAYTLLVIVLTFAGCAAIDTLRTRFIIQPLQRSRAFTAFCVKGDALAAEIEKQSD; encoded by the coding sequence GTGCCGACAAAAGCCCCCCGCGCCAGCAATCTGGAACTGCTGCGCATCCTTTGCATGCTGCTCATCATCGGCGACCACCTCACCGGCCAGGGCGGCATTGCGGATTATTCCACGCTGCCGTCCTCCTTCGTGTTCTGCCTCATCGGCTGCGGCTCCCGCATTGCCTGCACCGTGTTTGTGCTGGTGGGCAGCTGGTTTATGTGCGAACAGCCGTTCAAAACCCGCCGCCCGTTGTCGCTTTGGCTGTCGCTGTGGCTGTACACCGTGCCGGTCACGCTGCTGTGCAGGCTGGCCGGGCTGGATGTCTCCCTCGGCGCACTGCGCTGGGCGGCGTTTCCCGCCGGTACGCGCCAGCTGTGGTTCATCTCGGACTATCTGGTGCTGCTGCTCTGCGTGCCGCTGCTCAACCGGCTGCTGCACGGGCTGCCCCGCCGCGCCCACAAAGGCGTGCTGCTGGTGCTGGCTGTGCCGCTGGTCGTTTACCCCACGGTGTTTGGCCAGGACGGAATTTTGGGCGATACGGCGTGGATGTTCCTCTACGATTACCTGCTGGCTGCCTACCTGCGCCGCTGGCCGGATAACCGCCTGTCCCGCCTGCTGAACCGCCCCGCCGCGGCGCTTGTCCTCGGCCTGGGCCTGCCGCTGGCCAACACCGCCATCCGCGCGGTGCTGGAATACCGGGGCGCGACCGACAGCAAGGCGTTCCAGTACATTGCCTACTACCGCACGGCGCTGGGCGCACTGCCCGGCCTGCTGGCGGCGCTGGCGCTGTTCCACTTCTTCAAAAATCTGGACCTCGGCAGCAACCGGTTCATCAACGGGCTGGCGGGCACGACGCTGGGCGTTTACATCCTGCACCAGGTCCCCGTGCTGCGGGACTTTTTGTGGAACGGCATCTTCCGCGCCCAAGCGCACCACGGCTCGGCGGCGTACACGCTGCTGGTGATCGTGCTGACTTTCGCGGGCTGCGCGGCCATCGACACGCTGCGTACCAGGTTTATCATACAGCCCTTGCAGCGCAGCCGTGCGTTTACGGCTTTTTGCGTCAAAGGCGACGCGCTGGCCGCAGAAATCGAAAAACAGAGTGATTAA